The Acinonyx jubatus isolate Ajub_Pintada_27869175 chromosome D1, VMU_Ajub_asm_v1.0, whole genome shotgun sequence genome includes a window with the following:
- the MPZL2 gene encoding myelin protein zero-like protein 2 → MYGKSTSRAGLLLLGVQLTALWPIAAVEIYTSQVLEAVNGTDVRLKCTFSSFAPVGDALTVTWNFRPRDGGPEQFVFYYHVDPFKPMSGRFKDRVVWDGNPERYDVSIILWKLQFDDNGTYTCQVKNPPDVDGLIGEIRLSVVHTVRFSEIYFLALAIGSACALMVIIVIVVVLVQHFRKKRWAERAHKVVEIKSKEEERLNQDKKVSVYLEDAD, encoded by the exons ATGTATGGCAAGAGCACTTCGCGTGCTGGGCTGCTTCTCCTTGGCGTGCAGCTCACAG CCCTTTGGCCTATAGCAGCTGTGGAAATTTACACCTCCCAAGTGCTGGAGGCTGTCAACGGGACAGATGTTCGGTTAAAATGCACTTTCTCCAGCTTTGCCCCCGTGGGTGATGCGCTAACAGTGACCTGGAACTTCCGTCCTCGAGATGGGGGCCCCGAGCAGTTT GTATTCTACTACCATGTGGATCCCTTCAAACCCATGAGTGGGCGTTTCAAGGATCGAGTGGTCTGGGACGGGAACCCTGAGCGGTACGACGTCTCCATCATCCTCTGGAAGCTGCAGTTTGACGACAATGGGACATACACCTGCCAAGTGAAGAACCCACCTGATGTTGATGGGCTGATAGGGGAGATTCGGCTGAGCGTCGTGCACACTG TACGCTTCTCTGAGATCTACTTCCTGGCTCTGGCCATTGGCTCTGCCTGTGCCCTGATGGTCATAATAGTAATCGTGGTGGTCCTCGTCCAGCATTTCCGGAAAAAGCGATGGGCCGAAAGAGCTCATAAAGTGGTGGAGATAAAATC aaaagaagaggaaaggctCAACCAAGATAAAAAGGTCTCTGTTTATTTAGAAGACGCAGACTGA